The following coding sequences lie in one Fundulus heteroclitus isolate FHET01 chromosome 20, MU-UCD_Fhet_4.1, whole genome shotgun sequence genomic window:
- the si:dkey-195m11.8 gene encoding fidgetin codes for MLSPATPYSLLKMHWSPEHATPLSQWPEQHLDVTSTTSPQSAHKQDPYSTAARRTFAPSGYPWASDDISALTASSLLKRYAEKYSGLELSYERPASGAYSESASFLKTESEPWGLSQGMDCYPGLEALTGSKERSASVGIPATGSVTLVSSNLVSEPGYSGAGSCNAPSSQEYPPAYNSTYLSPGYCPQPSAALPPAPLHTLQPTPTLVPGYSTSTPVYNYPPGCYPQATLSSGYSHPSASYLPSGISAPTPLAPRPTVVGGSYSYPYHNLGGSSDAGVPLKRKAFEMTEEEQEEVEVEGSRYKKYGNGSGSSHNKGNGGGQPNGYDVSGPASDQQAYKPGKPLISSPYNGAGDYSPPSGLAGEGITGEHSFSQQQRMSVKMPASHTRAEDPTGGR; via the coding sequence gTCTGTTGAAGATGCACTGGTCTCCGGAGCACGCCACCCCTTTATCTCAGTGGCCTGAGCAGCACCTAGATGTAACGTCCACCACCTCCCCCCAGTCTGCCCACAAACAAGACCCCTACAGTACTGCTGCCCGCCGCACCTTTGCCCCTTCTGGGTATCCTTGGGCCAGTGATGACATATCTGCTCTTACGGCTTCGTCGCTCCTCAAGCGATACGCTGAGAAGTACTCAGGTCTGGAATTGTCATATGAACGCCCTGCTTCAGGTGCCTACTCTGAGTCTGCAAGTTTCCTAAAAACTGAATCCGAGCCCTGGGGTCTGAGTCAAGGCATGGATTGCTACCCTGGACTTGAGGCATTAACTGGCTCCAAGGAGAGATCTGCCTCCGTAGGAATCCCGGCCACTGGAAGCGTAACGTTAGTGAGTAGTAACTTGGTCTCGGAACCAGGCTACAGCGGTGCTGGCTCCTGCAATGCCCCATCATCTCAGGAATACCCTCCTGCCTACAACAGCACCTATCTGTCCCCGGGATACTGCCCTCAGCCCAGTGCAGCACTTCCACCTGCCCCTCTGCACACCCTGCAGCCAACGCCTACTCTAGTGCCCGGCTACAGCACCAGCACTCCCGTCTACAACTACCCACCGGGTTGCTACCCCCAAGCCACCCTTTCTTCTGGATACAGCCACCCCAGTGCCTCCTACCTTCCCTCAGGAATCAGTGCTCCCACGCCCCTGGCCCCTAGGCCTACTGTGGTCGGGGGTAGTTATAGTTACCCGTACCACAACCTTGGAGGGAGCTCTGATGCAGGTGTGCCACTGAAGCGAAAGGCCTTTGAGATGACAGAGGAAGAACAGGAGGAGGTAGAGGTGGAGGGGTCGCGCTACAAAAAGTATGGCAACGGTTCCGGAAGCAGCCATAACAAAGGTAACGGTGGCGGCCAGCCCAACGGCTATGATGTCAGCGGCCCCGCCTCAGACCAGCAGGCCTACAAACCTGGAAAGCCCCTGATATCGTCTCCATACAACGGAGCAGGGGACTACAGCCCACCGTCAGGCCTTGCAGGGGAGGGCATAACTGGGGAGCACAGCTTTTCTCAGCAGCAAAGAATGTCCGTGAAGATGCCTGCATCTCACACGCGAGCAGAGGACCCCACTGGTGGGCGCTGA